Proteins encoded within one genomic window of Raineyella fluvialis:
- a CDS encoding prepilin peptidase, whose protein sequence is MTSNPVTAVAIVAAAVTIGVLVAGATGPILRHLPRQAVAGCDLEDEPPDYVALAGRGFSLACGGLAAAASLTALSLAPVAWLPLWLVWASGLALLVAIDARTTWLPLRLTRAIWALGSFAVVTTLLPWSGATVSPTEVTRVLLGALSAGLFYLTLWRVGQGLGFGDVRISPVIGALGASVSWTGWWVALLAGSLLGALWGVARAVRGRRGPYAYGPWMWLGPAASLVLGAAGPFG, encoded by the coding sequence ATGACGAGCAACCCGGTGACGGCAGTCGCGATCGTGGCGGCCGCCGTCACGATCGGCGTCCTGGTGGCGGGGGCGACCGGCCCGATCCTGCGCCACCTTCCCCGGCAGGCGGTCGCAGGTTGCGACCTCGAGGACGAACCGCCGGACTACGTGGCTCTGGCCGGACGCGGCTTCTCGCTGGCCTGTGGCGGCCTCGCGGCGGCGGCGAGCCTGACGGCTCTCAGCTTGGCGCCGGTCGCCTGGCTGCCACTGTGGCTGGTCTGGGCATCGGGCCTGGCCCTGCTGGTGGCCATCGACGCGCGGACCACCTGGCTGCCGCTCCGACTCACCCGGGCCATCTGGGCGCTGGGATCCTTCGCCGTCGTCACGACCCTCCTGCCGTGGAGCGGCGCCACGGTGTCGCCAACGGAGGTGACCCGGGTGCTGCTGGGGGCCCTGAGCGCGGGGCTGTTCTACCTGACGCTGTGGCGGGTCGGTCAGGGGCTGGGGTTCGGCGACGTCCGGATCAGTCCCGTGATCGGCGCGCTGGGAGCGTCGGTGTCCTGGACCGGCTGGTGGGTCGCGCTGCTGGCCGGCAGTCTCCTGGGAGCCCTCTGGGGAGTGGCCCGCGCAGTGCGAGGTCGTCGGGGACCGTACGCGTACGGCCCCTGGATGTGGCTCGGCCCCGCCGCCTCCCTCGTTCTGGGCGCAGCGGGGCCGTTCGGTTGA